A region of Salvia splendens isolate huo1 chromosome 17, SspV2, whole genome shotgun sequence DNA encodes the following proteins:
- the LOC121774214 gene encoding chaperone protein dnaJ C76, chloroplastic-like, which produces MWRGCVSILNGMAAVSGGFGWFIAKLLRIKRRGSVSSRCCVKKEAESSKNHYELLGVSVDASGLQIKEAYRKLQKKYHPDIAGDKGHESTVTLNKAYEVLVRDDLRKEYDRSIGRVRVGIERNTLGNVWKEPLRPQALFVDENACVGCWKCVHYAGNTFTMDEASGTAPIKVQYGDHDAQIEMSVESCPVNCIHWVDTEELAVLEHLIRPQPKEGYGIYGQGWERPANVFMAAKSFNKELERQEESKHRHGNSRDNEETQAQAEARENAYKELKIGRFARICSWMKQSTSNF; this is translated from the exons ATGTGGAGGGGCTGCGTGTCAATTCTGAATGGCATGGCAGCTGTTTCTGGTGGATTTGGTTGGTTcatcgcaaaactattgcgcataaa GAGGCGAGGTTCAGTTTCGTCGCGATGCTGTGTGAAGAAAGAAGCAGAGAGCAGCAAGAATCATTATGAATTGCTAGGAGTTTCAGTTGATGCAAGTGGTCTACAAATCAAGGAGGCTTACCGAAAATTGCAAAAGAAATATCACCCAGATATTGCAGGGGATAAG GGTCATGAGAGCACAGTCACGTTGAATAAAGCGTACGAGGTATTGGTGAGAGACGACCTCAGAAAAGAGTACGATAGGTCGATTGGCAGAGTTCGTGTCGGGATCGAGAGGAACACGCTAGGTAACGTGTGGAAAGAGCCCCTGAGACCCCAGGCTCTATTTGTCGATGAAAATGCTTGTGTAG GTTGCTGGAAGTGTGTGCATTACGCGGGTAACACATTCACCATGGACGAGGCTTCTGGAACCGCCCCCATCAAGGTTCAATACGGAGATCATGATGCGCAGATCGAG ATGTCGGTCGAATCGTGCCCAGTAAACTGCATCCACTGGGTCGATACAGAAGAGCTAGCAGTTCTTGAGCATCTGATCCGGCCTCAACCGAAGGAGGGGTACGGAATATATGGACAAGGATGGGAAAGGCCTGCAAATGTATTCATGGCTGCCAAATCCTTCAACAAAGAGTTAGAGCGGCAAGAAGAAAGCAAGCATAGACATG GAAACTCAAGGGACAACGAAGAAACTCAAGCTCAGGCAGAAGCACGCGAGAATGCATACAAGGAACTGAAGATCGGAAGGTTTGCAAGAATTTGTAGCTGGATGAAGCAAAGCACTAGTAATTTCTGA
- the LOC121775011 gene encoding glycosyltransferase BC10-like codes for MLSPKLGARLERMKRRSNSGKFHHRWKRKFFALLLIAICLATFLLMESEYSRIKMPPLISPPLQKPKIAFLFIARNRIPLDIVWDAFFQADTENKFSIYVHSRPGFLLNSATTRSIFFLNRQVNDSVQVDWGAASMIQAERILLRSALMDPFNERFIFLSDSCIPLYNFSYTYDYLVSTPNSFVDSFADKKESRYNPKMYPMISVDDWRKGSQWVVLTRNHATVIVEDKTVFSMFQLQCKKKPPEFWRDHPIPAGTSAEHDCIPDEHYVQTLLTLKGLEGEITRRSLTHSSWDLTSSRDPHRKGWHPVTYKLADATSRLVQSIKAIDNIYFETEYRREWCTSKGKPSPCFLFARKFTRPTALRLLNMSAFGFIKEATT; via the exons ATGCTGAGCCCTAAATTAGGAGCTCGGTTAGAGCGGATGAAGCGGAGGTCGAATTCTGGGAAGTTTCATCATAGATGGAAGCGGAAATTCTTCGCGTTACTTTTGATTGCGATTTGTCTCGCGACGTTTCTGTTGATGGAATCGGAGTACAGTAGGATTAAAATGCCTCCGTTAATATCTCCGCCGCTGCAGAAGCCGAAGATTGCTTTCCTTTTTATTGCTCGGAATCGGATCCCTCTGGACATTGTTTGGGATGCATTTTTTCAG GCTGACACAGAGAATAAATTTTCCATATATGTTCATTCAAGACCGGGGTTCTTGTTGAATTCAGCAACTACAAgatcaatttttttcttaaatcgtcAAGTGAATGATAGCGTACAG GTAGATTGGGGAGCAGCAAGCATGATCCAGGCCGAGCGTATTTTGCTTCGAAGTGCACTGATGGATCCTTTCAATGAGCGATTTATTTTCCTTTCAGACAG CTGCATACCTCTCTATAACTTCAGCTACACATATGACTATTTAGTGTCAACCCCAAATAGCTTTGTAGACAG TTTTGCTGATAAAAAGGAAAGTCGTTACAATCCAAAAATGTATCCAATGATTTCTGTTGACGACTGGAGGAAGGGGTCTCAG TGGGTTGTTTTGACCAGAAACCATGCCACGGTTATAGTTGAAGACAAAACTGTGTTCTCTATGTTTCAGTTACAATGCAAG AAGAAGCCTCCTGAATTTTGGCGAGATCATCCCATT CCTGCCGGTACATCAGCTGAACATGATTGTATACCTGATGAACACTATGTTCAAACCTTGCTTACT CTAAAAGGCCTAGAAGGAGAAATCACAAGAAGGTCACTGACTCACAGTTCTTGGGATCTAACATCTTCAAGGGATCCTCATAGGAAAGGATGGCATCCAGTCACTTACAAGTTGGCCGATGCTACTTCCAGACTTGTCCAGTCCATCAAG GCCATAGATAACATCTATTTTGAGACTGAGTACAGAAGAGAATGGTGCACTAGCAAGGGGAAACCCTCTCCATGCTTCCTTTTCGCCAGGAAATTCACGCGCCCTACTGCCTTACGTCTTCTTAATATG TCTGCTTTCGGGTTTATCAAAGAAGCTACAACTTGA